The following are encoded together in the Salvia hispanica cultivar TCC Black 2014 chromosome 6, UniMelb_Shisp_WGS_1.0, whole genome shotgun sequence genome:
- the LOC125192800 gene encoding TNF receptor-associated factor homolog 1a-like isoform X5, which yields MTGVATGEAGAGRSFEGVSTGQQQSRCQSGEAIAEWRSSEQVENGSPSTSPPYWDSDDDDDGGPKPSDLFGKYTWKIEKFSQINKRELRSNAFEVGGYKWYILIYPQGCDVCNHLSLFLCVANHDKLLPGWSHFAQFTIAVVNKDPKKSKYSDTLHRFWKKEHDWGWKKFMELSKVLDGFIDADNLIIKAQVQVIRERADRPFRCLDCLYRRELVRVYLTNVEQICRRFVEERRAKLGKLLEDKATWSSFCAFWLGIDQSSRRRMSREKSESILKVVVKQFFIEKEVTSTLVMDSLYSGLKALEGQNKGKKSKGKYLEAEELPVPIVGIEKDTFILVDDVLLLLERAAMEPLPPKDEKGPQNRTKDGTVGEEFNKDSIERDERRLTELGRRTIEIFVLAHIYSKIEVAYQEAVALKKQEELIREEEEKSRRGVDKEKKSKKKQAKQKKNNRKGKDKVKDDKPGCTVHDMIEQDSSSAERIEIAAEPETVLEKSDAVEDASDASDSVDGVPEILLPDSDDRDVSPVKSDTEVGHRKAIHMIKT from the exons ATGACTGGAGTTGCAACTGGGGAGGCTGGAGCTGGAAGATCATTTGAAGGGGTTTCAACTGGGCAACAGCAGTCTCGATGTCAGTCTGGGGAAGCAATAGCTGAATGGAGGTCTTCGGAGCAGGTTGAAAATGGGAGTCCATCTACTTCGCCCCCGTACTGGGACAGtgatgacgatgatgatggAG GACCAAAGCCATCTGATTTATTCGGAAAGTATACTTGGAAGATTGAGAAATTTTCTCAAATCAACAAAAGAGAACTTCGTAGCAATGCATTTGAAGTTGGAGGCTACAAATG gtatattttgatttatccaCAAGGCTGCGATGTCTGCAATCATCtttctttgtttctttgtGTTGCAAATCATGACAAGCTTCTTCCAG GGTGGAGTCACTTTGCGCAGTTCACAATTGCTGTTGTGAATAAAGATCCAAAAAAGTCCAAATATTCTg ATACATTACATCGTTTTTGGAAGAAGGAACATGACTGGGGATGGAAGAAATTTATGGAGCTATCAAAGGTGCTAGATGGATTTATTGATGctgataatttgataattaaagCTCAAGTTCAGGTTATTAG GGAGAGAGCCGATCGACCTTTTCGTTGCCTTGACTGTCTATATCGGAGGGAACTTGTAAGAGTGTACTTAACGAATGTCGAACAGATTTGTCGGCGTTTTGTGGAAGAACGTAGGGCAAAACTCGGAAAACTATTAGAGGATAAAGCTACATGGTCTAG tTTCTGTGCTTTCTGGTTGGGTATTGACCAAAGTTCCCGCCGCCGTATGTCCCGAGAGAAGTCAGAGTCCATTCTGAAAGTTGTTGTGAAACAATTTTTCATAGAAAAGGAGGTGACATCCACTCTTGTCATGGATTCTTTGTATAGTGGTTTGAAAGCCCTTGAAGGCCAGAATAAGGGTAAAAAGAGTAAGGGCAAGTATTTAGAGGCAGAAGAATTACCAGTTCCTATAGTTGGCATTGAGAAAGATACGTTCATTTTGGTGGATGATGTATTGCTACTGCTAGAGCGGGCAGCTATGGAACCGTTGCCTCCAAAGGATGAGAAGGGTCCCCAAAATCGTACTAAG GATGGGACTGTAGGAGAGGAGTTCAACAAAGATTCTATTGAACGTGACGAGAGGAGACTTACTGAATTGGGTAGACGAACTATTGAGATATTTGTATTGGCCCACATATACAg taaaattgaGGTGGCATACCAAGAGGCCGTTGCCCTCAAGAAGCAAGAAGAACTCATCCGTGAAGAGGAGGAAAAATCCAGGCGAGGAGTTGATAAGGAAAAAAAGTCTAAAAAGAAACAG gcaaaacagaaaaagaataaCCGAAAAGGAAAGGataaagtgaaggatgacaaaccAGGCTGCACTGTCCATGACATGATTGAGCAAGATAGTTCTTCAGCTGAAAGAATAGAAATAGCTGCTGAGCCAGAAACTGTACTTGAAAAATCTGACGCAGTTGAAGATGCTTCTGATGCATCTGATTCTGTAGATGGTGTTCCCGAAATACTCCTACCTGATTCTGACGATAGAGATGTCAGTCCTGTCAAATCGGATACAG AAGTGGGCCACAGAAAGGCAATTCATatgataaaaacataa
- the LOC125192800 gene encoding TNF receptor-associated factor homolog 1a-like isoform X2, with translation MTGVATGEAGAGRSFEGVSTGQQQSRCQSGEAIAEWRSSEQVENGSPSTSPPYWDSDDDDDGGPKPSDLFGKYTWKIEKFSQINKRELRSNAFEVGGYKWYILIYPQGCDVCNHLSLFLCVANHDKLLPGWSHFAQFTIAVVNKDPKKSKYSDTLHRFWKKEHDWGWKKFMELSKVLDGFIDADNLIIKAQVQVIRERADRPFRCLDCLYRRELVRVYLTNVEQICRRFVEERRAKLGKLLEDKATWSSFCAFWLGIDQSSRRRMSREKSESILKVVVKQFFIEKEVTSTLVMDSLYSGLKALEGQNKGKKSKGKYLEAEELPVPIVGIEKDTFILVDDVLLLLERAAMEPLPPKDEKGPQNRTKDGTVGEEFNKDSIERDERRLTELGRRTIEIFVLAHIYSKIEVAYQEAVALKKQEELIREEEEKSRRGVDKEKKSKKKQAKQKKNNRKGKDKVKDDKPGCTVHDMIEQDSSSAERIEIAAEPETVLEKSDAVEDASDASDSVDGVPEILLPDSDDRDVSPVKSDTGTSEVHPPTGAPGSVTRGLPTGQNGTEGRPLSAVDDSSSNCSSDSVLSVRSGPQKGNSYDKNIKSPSRGRNSHSKKTSGTCEWVNEEPRQPFEAVQNARNTNDTSRCPNGAEQPSQAAGQSLQEKVEETGSLHNISKTKNDIEVEARGDNGARVTSSLKSPSNGTLLAAPVKVDTRSNASVSQVLVKKPSSNSPKQAVNPVLSVNSSENTPISKPVPQKFATLRPADKPAGYQKHTVNEKILTQEVIETAQQKPAASKPAEKPSGQKPVGTEKLSSHEVPATSDKPSIPPIPVMSRPLSAPLVAGPRPTVSMVSMVQTAPVLARSVSAAGRLGPESTAYGSQNYVPQSYRNAMMGGPSAGSSSTYSHNHSASSVVNTSHSYSQAPTLVSAPLFPSHSSDRIDTNPTKPSLSFGMLNNHDNMLQNGTMWMDRPQRVVDGNRNLHRDHNSLASELHGLELNGTINSRSQDQLPSEYPACTSGRLSNHVLPDEFPHLDIINDLLDDGHGVGMSSRMNSDYQMFSSTPHHINRQYTFPGDPNMSGGAGPSASACRFDRTRSYHDDGYQHSYGTPGRSYDTLRDMVPPGSSRPYANGQADSYMASQWQMSGSDPQLRNMDSDGYSYHLPEYQNLSAGINGYTAFRPSNRP, from the exons ATGACTGGAGTTGCAACTGGGGAGGCTGGAGCTGGAAGATCATTTGAAGGGGTTTCAACTGGGCAACAGCAGTCTCGATGTCAGTCTGGGGAAGCAATAGCTGAATGGAGGTCTTCGGAGCAGGTTGAAAATGGGAGTCCATCTACTTCGCCCCCGTACTGGGACAGtgatgacgatgatgatggAG GACCAAAGCCATCTGATTTATTCGGAAAGTATACTTGGAAGATTGAGAAATTTTCTCAAATCAACAAAAGAGAACTTCGTAGCAATGCATTTGAAGTTGGAGGCTACAAATG gtatattttgatttatccaCAAGGCTGCGATGTCTGCAATCATCtttctttgtttctttgtGTTGCAAATCATGACAAGCTTCTTCCAG GGTGGAGTCACTTTGCGCAGTTCACAATTGCTGTTGTGAATAAAGATCCAAAAAAGTCCAAATATTCTg ATACATTACATCGTTTTTGGAAGAAGGAACATGACTGGGGATGGAAGAAATTTATGGAGCTATCAAAGGTGCTAGATGGATTTATTGATGctgataatttgataattaaagCTCAAGTTCAGGTTATTAG GGAGAGAGCCGATCGACCTTTTCGTTGCCTTGACTGTCTATATCGGAGGGAACTTGTAAGAGTGTACTTAACGAATGTCGAACAGATTTGTCGGCGTTTTGTGGAAGAACGTAGGGCAAAACTCGGAAAACTATTAGAGGATAAAGCTACATGGTCTAG tTTCTGTGCTTTCTGGTTGGGTATTGACCAAAGTTCCCGCCGCCGTATGTCCCGAGAGAAGTCAGAGTCCATTCTGAAAGTTGTTGTGAAACAATTTTTCATAGAAAAGGAGGTGACATCCACTCTTGTCATGGATTCTTTGTATAGTGGTTTGAAAGCCCTTGAAGGCCAGAATAAGGGTAAAAAGAGTAAGGGCAAGTATTTAGAGGCAGAAGAATTACCAGTTCCTATAGTTGGCATTGAGAAAGATACGTTCATTTTGGTGGATGATGTATTGCTACTGCTAGAGCGGGCAGCTATGGAACCGTTGCCTCCAAAGGATGAGAAGGGTCCCCAAAATCGTACTAAG GATGGGACTGTAGGAGAGGAGTTCAACAAAGATTCTATTGAACGTGACGAGAGGAGACTTACTGAATTGGGTAGACGAACTATTGAGATATTTGTATTGGCCCACATATACAg taaaattgaGGTGGCATACCAAGAGGCCGTTGCCCTCAAGAAGCAAGAAGAACTCATCCGTGAAGAGGAGGAAAAATCCAGGCGAGGAGTTGATAAGGAAAAAAAGTCTAAAAAGAAACAG gcaaaacagaaaaagaataaCCGAAAAGGAAAGGataaagtgaaggatgacaaaccAGGCTGCACTGTCCATGACATGATTGAGCAAGATAGTTCTTCAGCTGAAAGAATAGAAATAGCTGCTGAGCCAGAAACTGTACTTGAAAAATCTGACGCAGTTGAAGATGCTTCTGATGCATCTGATTCTGTAGATGGTGTTCCCGAAATACTCCTACCTGATTCTGACGATAGAGATGTCAGTCCTGTCAAATCGGATACAGGTACTTCTGAAGTGCACCCCCCCACAGGAGCGCCGGGCAGTGTTACTAGAGGTCTTCCTACTGGGCAGAATGGCACAGAAGGAAGACCTCTATCTGCTGTAGATGATAGCTCTTCAAATTGTTCCTCTGACTCTGTGCTTTCTGTTAGAAGTGGGCCACAGAAAGGCAATTCATatgataaaaacataaaatctcCTAGCAG AGGGAGGAACAGCCATAGCAAGAAGACTTCTGGCACATGTGAGTGGGTTAATGAAGAACCTAGGCAACCATTTGAAGCTGTTCAAAATGCAAGGAACACAAATGACACATCTCGATGTCCGAATGGTGCTGAACAGCCATCTCAGGCTGCTGGTCAGTCTTTGCAGGAGAAG gTTGAAGAAACTGGTTCCCTGCATAACATTTCGAAGACTAAAAATGACATTGAAGTTGAAGCACGTGGGGATAATGGTGCGCGTGTAACTTCCTCGCTCAAGAGCCCTTCAAATGGAACACTACTAGCTGCTCCAGTGAAGGTGGATACAAGGAGCAATGCTTCAGTTAGTCAAGTCCTGGTCAAGAAACCATCCTCAAATAGTCCTAAACAAGCTGTCAACCCTGTACTTTCAGTGAATTCATCTGAAAATACTCCCATATCGAAACCTGTACCTCAAAAATTTGCTACCTTAAGACCTGCTGACAAGCCTGCTGGATATCAAAAGCACACTGTGAATGAGAAGATTCTGACACAGGAAGTGATTGAAACTGCCCAGCAGAAGCCTGCAGCCTCGAAACCTGCCGAGAAACCCTCTGGACAGAAACCCGTTGGAACTGAAAAGCTTTCCTCACATGAAGTGCCTGCCACGTCCGACAAGCCCTCCATTCCGCCGATACCCGTTATGTCAAGACCCTTGAGTGCCCCTCTAGTAGCTGGTCCCAGGCCTACAGTTTCCATGGTTTCGATGGTGCAAACAGCACCAGTGCTGGCGCGATCAGTTAGTGCTGCTGGTCGACTGGGCCCCGAAAGTACTGCATATGGATCACAGAATTATGTTCCTCAGTCCTATCGAAATGCTATGATGGGTGGTCCTAGTGCTGGAAGTTCATCTACCTATTCTCATAATCATTCTGCCAGTTCAGTGGTAAATACATCACATTCTTACTCACAAGCACCCACTCTTGTATCGGCGCCACTGTTTCCCTCCCACAGCTCCGATAGAATCGATACTAATCCGACCAAGCCGAGCCTCTCATTTGGGATGTTGAATAATCATGATAATATGTTGCAGAATGGGACTATGTGGATGGATCGCCCTCAGAGGGTAGTGGATGGTAACAGAAATCTACATCGTGATCATAATTCCCTGGCGAGTGAGCTTCATGGTCTTGAATTGAATGGTACAATTAATAGCAGATCTCAGGACCAACTCCCATCTGAATATCCAGCCTGCACGTCGGGTCGCCTAAGCAACCATGTACTTCCTGATGAGTTCCCACACCTCGACATCATCAACGACTTGCTTGATGACGGTCATGGAGTTGGAATGTCGTCCAGAATGAACTCTGACTATCAAATGTTCAGCAGCACGCCCCATCACATCAACAGGCAGTATACCTTCCCTGGCGACCCCAACATGTCAGGTGGGGCCGGTCCGTCAGCAAGCGCGTGCAGATTTGACAGAACAAGAAGTTATCACGACGACGGGTACCAACATAGTTATGGCACGCCCGGGAGAAGTTACGACACACTCAGGGATATGGTCCCACCGGGCAGTTCTCGGCCTTATGCAAATGGACAGGCTGATAGTTACATGGCGAGCCAGTGGCAGATGTCGGGTTCGGATCCACAGTTGAGGAACATGGACAGTGATGGCTATTCCTATCATTTACCAGAGTATCAGAACCTCAGTGCTGGCATCAATGGCTACACAGCATTCAGACCTTCAAATCGACCTTGA
- the LOC125192800 gene encoding TNF receptor-associated factor homolog 1a-like isoform X1 produces the protein MTGVATGEAGAGRSFEGVSTGQQQSRCQSGEAIAEWRSSEQVENGSPSTSPPYWDSDDDDDGGPKPSDLFGKYTWKIEKFSQINKRELRSNAFEVGGYKWYILIYPQGCDVCNHLSLFLCVANHDKLLPGWSHFAQFTIAVVNKDPKKSKYSDTLHRFWKKEHDWGWKKFMELSKVLDGFIDADNLIIKAQVQVIRERADRPFRCLDCLYRRELVRVYLTNVEQICRRFVEERRAKLGKLLEDKATWSSFCAFWLGIDQSSRRRMSREKSESILKVVVKQFFIEKEVTSTLVMDSLYSGLKALEGQNKGKKSKGKYLEAEELPVPIVGIEKDTFILVDDVLLLLERAAMEPLPPKDEKGPQNRTKDGTVGEEFNKDSIERDERRLTELGRRTIEIFVLAHIYSKIEVAYQEAVALKKQEELIREEEEKSRRGVDKEKKSKKKQAKQKKNNRKGKDKVKDDKPGCTVHDMIEQDSSSAERIEIAAEPETVLEKSDAVEDASDASDSVDGVPEILLPDSDDRDVSPVKSDTGTSEVHPPTGAPGSVTRGLPTGQNGTEGRPLSAVDDSSSNCSSDSVLSVRSGPQKGNSYDKNIKSPSRGRNSHSKKTSGTCEWVNEEPRQPFEAVQNARNTNDTSRCPNGAEQPSQAAGQSLQEKVRNGNVQKAGKKVEETGSLHNISKTKNDIEVEARGDNGARVTSSLKSPSNGTLLAAPVKVDTRSNASVSQVLVKKPSSNSPKQAVNPVLSVNSSENTPISKPVPQKFATLRPADKPAGYQKHTVNEKILTQEVIETAQQKPAASKPAEKPSGQKPVGTEKLSSHEVPATSDKPSIPPIPVMSRPLSAPLVAGPRPTVSMVSMVQTAPVLARSVSAAGRLGPESTAYGSQNYVPQSYRNAMMGGPSAGSSSTYSHNHSASSVVNTSHSYSQAPTLVSAPLFPSHSSDRIDTNPTKPSLSFGMLNNHDNMLQNGTMWMDRPQRVVDGNRNLHRDHNSLASELHGLELNGTINSRSQDQLPSEYPACTSGRLSNHVLPDEFPHLDIINDLLDDGHGVGMSSRMNSDYQMFSSTPHHINRQYTFPGDPNMSGGAGPSASACRFDRTRSYHDDGYQHSYGTPGRSYDTLRDMVPPGSSRPYANGQADSYMASQWQMSGSDPQLRNMDSDGYSYHLPEYQNLSAGINGYTAFRPSNRP, from the exons ATGACTGGAGTTGCAACTGGGGAGGCTGGAGCTGGAAGATCATTTGAAGGGGTTTCAACTGGGCAACAGCAGTCTCGATGTCAGTCTGGGGAAGCAATAGCTGAATGGAGGTCTTCGGAGCAGGTTGAAAATGGGAGTCCATCTACTTCGCCCCCGTACTGGGACAGtgatgacgatgatgatggAG GACCAAAGCCATCTGATTTATTCGGAAAGTATACTTGGAAGATTGAGAAATTTTCTCAAATCAACAAAAGAGAACTTCGTAGCAATGCATTTGAAGTTGGAGGCTACAAATG gtatattttgatttatccaCAAGGCTGCGATGTCTGCAATCATCtttctttgtttctttgtGTTGCAAATCATGACAAGCTTCTTCCAG GGTGGAGTCACTTTGCGCAGTTCACAATTGCTGTTGTGAATAAAGATCCAAAAAAGTCCAAATATTCTg ATACATTACATCGTTTTTGGAAGAAGGAACATGACTGGGGATGGAAGAAATTTATGGAGCTATCAAAGGTGCTAGATGGATTTATTGATGctgataatttgataattaaagCTCAAGTTCAGGTTATTAG GGAGAGAGCCGATCGACCTTTTCGTTGCCTTGACTGTCTATATCGGAGGGAACTTGTAAGAGTGTACTTAACGAATGTCGAACAGATTTGTCGGCGTTTTGTGGAAGAACGTAGGGCAAAACTCGGAAAACTATTAGAGGATAAAGCTACATGGTCTAG tTTCTGTGCTTTCTGGTTGGGTATTGACCAAAGTTCCCGCCGCCGTATGTCCCGAGAGAAGTCAGAGTCCATTCTGAAAGTTGTTGTGAAACAATTTTTCATAGAAAAGGAGGTGACATCCACTCTTGTCATGGATTCTTTGTATAGTGGTTTGAAAGCCCTTGAAGGCCAGAATAAGGGTAAAAAGAGTAAGGGCAAGTATTTAGAGGCAGAAGAATTACCAGTTCCTATAGTTGGCATTGAGAAAGATACGTTCATTTTGGTGGATGATGTATTGCTACTGCTAGAGCGGGCAGCTATGGAACCGTTGCCTCCAAAGGATGAGAAGGGTCCCCAAAATCGTACTAAG GATGGGACTGTAGGAGAGGAGTTCAACAAAGATTCTATTGAACGTGACGAGAGGAGACTTACTGAATTGGGTAGACGAACTATTGAGATATTTGTATTGGCCCACATATACAg taaaattgaGGTGGCATACCAAGAGGCCGTTGCCCTCAAGAAGCAAGAAGAACTCATCCGTGAAGAGGAGGAAAAATCCAGGCGAGGAGTTGATAAGGAAAAAAAGTCTAAAAAGAAACAG gcaaaacagaaaaagaataaCCGAAAAGGAAAGGataaagtgaaggatgacaaaccAGGCTGCACTGTCCATGACATGATTGAGCAAGATAGTTCTTCAGCTGAAAGAATAGAAATAGCTGCTGAGCCAGAAACTGTACTTGAAAAATCTGACGCAGTTGAAGATGCTTCTGATGCATCTGATTCTGTAGATGGTGTTCCCGAAATACTCCTACCTGATTCTGACGATAGAGATGTCAGTCCTGTCAAATCGGATACAGGTACTTCTGAAGTGCACCCCCCCACAGGAGCGCCGGGCAGTGTTACTAGAGGTCTTCCTACTGGGCAGAATGGCACAGAAGGAAGACCTCTATCTGCTGTAGATGATAGCTCTTCAAATTGTTCCTCTGACTCTGTGCTTTCTGTTAGAAGTGGGCCACAGAAAGGCAATTCATatgataaaaacataaaatctcCTAGCAG AGGGAGGAACAGCCATAGCAAGAAGACTTCTGGCACATGTGAGTGGGTTAATGAAGAACCTAGGCAACCATTTGAAGCTGTTCAAAATGCAAGGAACACAAATGACACATCTCGATGTCCGAATGGTGCTGAACAGCCATCTCAGGCTGCTGGTCAGTCTTTGCAGGAGAAGGTGAGAAATGGGAATGTGCAGAAAGCAGGGAAAAAG gTTGAAGAAACTGGTTCCCTGCATAACATTTCGAAGACTAAAAATGACATTGAAGTTGAAGCACGTGGGGATAATGGTGCGCGTGTAACTTCCTCGCTCAAGAGCCCTTCAAATGGAACACTACTAGCTGCTCCAGTGAAGGTGGATACAAGGAGCAATGCTTCAGTTAGTCAAGTCCTGGTCAAGAAACCATCCTCAAATAGTCCTAAACAAGCTGTCAACCCTGTACTTTCAGTGAATTCATCTGAAAATACTCCCATATCGAAACCTGTACCTCAAAAATTTGCTACCTTAAGACCTGCTGACAAGCCTGCTGGATATCAAAAGCACACTGTGAATGAGAAGATTCTGACACAGGAAGTGATTGAAACTGCCCAGCAGAAGCCTGCAGCCTCGAAACCTGCCGAGAAACCCTCTGGACAGAAACCCGTTGGAACTGAAAAGCTTTCCTCACATGAAGTGCCTGCCACGTCCGACAAGCCCTCCATTCCGCCGATACCCGTTATGTCAAGACCCTTGAGTGCCCCTCTAGTAGCTGGTCCCAGGCCTACAGTTTCCATGGTTTCGATGGTGCAAACAGCACCAGTGCTGGCGCGATCAGTTAGTGCTGCTGGTCGACTGGGCCCCGAAAGTACTGCATATGGATCACAGAATTATGTTCCTCAGTCCTATCGAAATGCTATGATGGGTGGTCCTAGTGCTGGAAGTTCATCTACCTATTCTCATAATCATTCTGCCAGTTCAGTGGTAAATACATCACATTCTTACTCACAAGCACCCACTCTTGTATCGGCGCCACTGTTTCCCTCCCACAGCTCCGATAGAATCGATACTAATCCGACCAAGCCGAGCCTCTCATTTGGGATGTTGAATAATCATGATAATATGTTGCAGAATGGGACTATGTGGATGGATCGCCCTCAGAGGGTAGTGGATGGTAACAGAAATCTACATCGTGATCATAATTCCCTGGCGAGTGAGCTTCATGGTCTTGAATTGAATGGTACAATTAATAGCAGATCTCAGGACCAACTCCCATCTGAATATCCAGCCTGCACGTCGGGTCGCCTAAGCAACCATGTACTTCCTGATGAGTTCCCACACCTCGACATCATCAACGACTTGCTTGATGACGGTCATGGAGTTGGAATGTCGTCCAGAATGAACTCTGACTATCAAATGTTCAGCAGCACGCCCCATCACATCAACAGGCAGTATACCTTCCCTGGCGACCCCAACATGTCAGGTGGGGCCGGTCCGTCAGCAAGCGCGTGCAGATTTGACAGAACAAGAAGTTATCACGACGACGGGTACCAACATAGTTATGGCACGCCCGGGAGAAGTTACGACACACTCAGGGATATGGTCCCACCGGGCAGTTCTCGGCCTTATGCAAATGGACAGGCTGATAGTTACATGGCGAGCCAGTGGCAGATGTCGGGTTCGGATCCACAGTTGAGGAACATGGACAGTGATGGCTATTCCTATCATTTACCAGAGTATCAGAACCTCAGTGCTGGCATCAATGGCTACACAGCATTCAGACCTTCAAATCGACCTTGA